In the genome of Triticum urartu cultivar G1812 chromosome 5, Tu2.1, whole genome shotgun sequence, one region contains:
- the LOC125511187 gene encoding scarecrow-like protein 30 produces the protein MGSCEDVGYGDVYSVPNPAAAPAYALDFSLHHHHQQQLRFPPSSYGFHGLPAASAAYYQPSPPQSALIGSTPSPVSTTTELGSPEEASDDAVLAYINQFLLEDDDDDEFFAPASEPARDSALLAVAKPFVDIIADAKPAAATVYQDRSWMDPCCAFATMGGGSPDMFVSSRQSSCQLVPCDSVKEEEECAVHKGRKNRHGDDDLEPEDERRRKQLALSEEETVREMFDKVLLCSGVNCILQSPLPAEAEISSVYVKGSGNRRGRKKGKTGVPTVEEESVDLTTLLIHCAQAAAIDDHRGSGELLKQIRRHSSPHGDAGQRLAHYIANGLEARLAGTGSTVYRSLVARRTSSADMLKIFKLYGTACPFIRMSRFYSNEAILDAAAKGVTSVHIVDYGIDWGFQWPIFLQRISKRDGGPPRIRITAIDLPQPGFRPAERLEATGRRLRDYAKMFDVPFEYRAIAAKWDAIRVEDLRIDKDDLLIVNCLFRMRHMMDETVTDESPRKTVLNTIRKMNPHRFIHAVVNGTYNAPFFVTRFKEALFYFSSLYDMLEATAPPVDEHRQLIEREYFGRELLNVVACEGTERVERPETYKQWQVRNLRAGFRQVPLLQETVKKARYKVIKSYHRDFFVDEDNKWMLQGWKGRVIGALSTWKPS, from the coding sequence ATGGGTTCTTGCGAGGATGTGGGGTACGGCGACGTCTACTCCGTCCCCAACCCGGCGGCTGCCCCCGCCTACGCGCTCGACTTCtccctccaccaccaccaccagcagCAGCTCCGGTTCCCCCCTTCTTCATACGGCTTCCACGGCCTTCCTGCCGCTTCCGCCGCCTATTACCAGCCGTCTCCGCCGCAGTCGGCGCTGATTGGCAGCACGCCGAGCCCCGTCTCCACCACCACGGAGCTGGGGAGCCCCGAGGAGGCCTCCGACGACGCCGTGCTCGCCTACATCAACCAGTTCCTCctcgaggacgacgacgacgacgagttcTTTGCACCCGCCAGCGAGCCGGCGCGGGACTCGGCGCTCCTCGCCGTCGCTAAGCCCTTCGTCGACATCATCGCCGACGCCAAGCCCGCCGCGGCAACGGTGTACCAGGACAGGTCTTGGATGGATCCCTGCTGTGCCTTCGCAACGATGGGAGGAGGGTCCCCTGATATGTTCGTCAGCAGCCGACAGAGCTCCTGTCAGTTGGTGCCCTGCGATTCcgtgaaggaggaggaggagtgcgccGTCCACAAGGGCCGGAAGAACCGCCACGGCGACGACGACCTGGAGCCGGAGGACGAGAGGCGGCGCAAGCAGCTGGCGCTGTCCGAGGAGGAGACCGTCCGGGAGATGTTCGACAAAGTGCTCCTCTGCAGCGGTGTCAACTGCATCCTCCAGTCACCACTGCCAGCCGAAGCAGAGATCAGCAGCGTGTACGTGAAAGGGTCAGGGAACCGGAGAGGCCGCAAGAAGGGCAAGACCGGAGTGCCCACCGTGGAGGAGGAGTCCGTCGATCTGACAACCCTGCTCATACACTGCGCCCAGGCCGCGGCTATCGATGATCACCGCGGTTCGGGCGAGCTGCTGAAGCAGATCAGGCGGCATTCTTCCCCTCATGGGGATGCcgggcagaggctggcgcattaCATTGCTAATGGGCTCGAGGCTCGCCTTGCCGGCACCGGTAGCACCGTCTACCGCTCACTTGTTGCACGGCGAACTTCTTCCGCTGACATGCTGAAAATATTCAAGCTGTATGGGACTGCATGCCCGTTCATCAGGATGTCCAGGTTCTACTCGAATGAAGCCATCTTGGATGCTGCTGCCAAGGGTGTGACAAGCGTGCACATTGTGGACTATGGTATAGACTGGGGCTTCCAATGGCCAATCTTCTTGCAGCGGATCTCCAAGAGAGACGGCGGCCCCCCAAGAATACGGATCACCGCCATCGACTTACCGCAGCCAGGGTTCCGGCCTGCGGAGCGTTTAGAGGCGACAGGCCGGCGGTTACGTGACTACGCCAAGATGTTTGATGTTCCCTTTGAGTACCGTGCAATTGCTGCCAAGTGGGATGCCATCCGAGTCGAAGACCTCAGGATCGACAAGGATGACCTTCTTATTGTCAACTGCTTGTTCAGAATGCGGCACATGATGGACGAGACGGTGACCGATGAGAGCCCGAGGAAGACAGTCTTGAACACGATCAGGAAGATGAACCCGCATCGGTTCATCCACGCGGTTGTCAATGGCACCTACAACGCGCCATTCTTCGTGACGCGCTTCAAGGAGGCTCTCTTCTATTTCTCCTCGCTCTACGACATGCTCGAAGCGACCGCACCGCCGGTGGATGAGCACAGGCAGCTGATCGAAAGGGAATACTTCGGACGGGAGCTTCTCAACGTGGTCGCTTGCGAGGGCACGGAGAGGGTCGAGAGGCCGGAGACCTACAAGCAATGGCAGGTAAGGAACCTCAGGGCAGGGTTCAGGCAGGTGCCTCTGCTTCAAGAGACGGTGAAAAAAGCAAGATACAAGGTAATCAAGAGCTATCACAGGGATTTCTTCGTCGACGAAGATAACAAGTGGATGCTGCAGGGTTGGAAGGGCAGAGTCATCGGCGCCCTATCCACATGGAAACCTAGCTAG